The Neochlamydia sp. S13 genome has a segment encoding these proteins:
- the rpoC gene encoding DNA-directed RNA polymerase subunit beta', which translates to MTDNQRDEQQFDKLTIKIASDDIIRNQWSRGEIKKPETINYRTFKPEKGGLFCEKIFGPTRDWECACGKYKKIKHKGIVCDRCGVEVTLSKVRRERMAHIELAVPVVHIWFFKTMPSRIGNVLGMSSTDLERVIYYEEYVVTDPGNTDLEKKQLLNDVEYREAQEQYGRDSFKAKMGAEAVADLLATEDLQSVLVELKEKLRKTKSMQARMKLAKRLKIVESFVSSTNKPEWMVMACVPVIPPDLRPLVPLDGGRFATSDLNDLYRRVINRNNRLKAILKLKTPEVIIRNEKRMLQEAVDALFDNGRHGHPVMGAGNRPLKSLSEMLKGKQGRFRQNLLGKRVDYSGRSVIIVGPELKFNQCGLPKLMALELFEPFIVKRLKDLGYVYTIRSAKKMIQRHAPEVWDVLEDIIKGHPVLLNRAPTLHRLGIQAFEPVLIEGKAIRIHPLVCAAFNADFDGDQMAVYVPLSIEAQLEAKLLMMAPDNIFLPSSGKPVAVPSQDMTLGLYYLMHDPLYFPEEHGQKIRIFRDAQEVLMALNASGSYNWYEDEKGGKRIDNEATNKVHYSRGVRIHELIKVRTEAGIIETTPGRVLFNMIVPKEMGFQNYSLPKKKMSELVMDCYKKAGLEATVRFLDNLKSLGFSEATKAALSMGVCDVRIPEIKGKILQEAHERVAQVKKQYEEGIITDGERHSKTISIWTEVSEQVSEELFKLVGEVKDSKRNPLYMMLDSGARGNKSQIRQLGALRGLMAKPSGAIIESPITSNFREGLTVLEYSISSHGARKGLADTALKTADSGYLTRRLVDVAQDVIITEEDCGTLNGIEVSAIKQGQEELLPLKDRIFGRTVSDEIYLPGDSTKLLAKAGDILTILQAEAIDDSGIEHIRIRSVLTCETRRGVCSKCYGLNLANGRTVGQGEAVGIIAAQSIGEPGTQLTMRTFHLGGIASASVSPEIITEQEGIVIYTDLRVVQNDEGLWIALNKNGSLNIVRDEGRTIEEYKKLLSTKSIEALQTFTVELGTKILVPDGSKVKLGKKIAEWEQHNIPIICDRPGYVKYEDLVEGISTERDVNKQTGQTELVVKQHRGELHPQIVIYADKECTELVGTYPIPSGAIISVAEGQYSSGGKLLARLPRGALKTKDITGGLPRVAELFEARKPKDSAEIAKIDGVVDFRGVQKNKRIVVVRDEVSGMEEEHLISHTKHLIVQRGDHVIKGQQLTDGIVIPHEILEVCGVRELQKYLVNQVQEVYRLQGVDINDKHIEIIVRQMLKKVRVLDPGDTSMLFGEEVDKREFEQENNKVIKEGGKAGQGVPVLLGITKASLSTESFISAASFQDTTRVLTEAACAGKTDYLMGFKENVIMGHIIPGGTGFAYHKRVKKFVDKEHEEELLFDFEDEPVEVSV; encoded by the coding sequence ATGACAGACAATCAAAGAGATGAGCAGCAATTTGATAAGCTCACGATCAAAATTGCATCTGATGATATCATCAGAAATCAATGGTCGCGTGGAGAAATTAAAAAGCCTGAGACGATTAATTATCGAACTTTTAAGCCTGAAAAAGGTGGTTTGTTTTGTGAAAAGATTTTCGGTCCTACACGCGATTGGGAATGCGCTTGCGGAAAATATAAAAAAATCAAGCATAAGGGTATTGTTTGCGATCGGTGTGGTGTCGAGGTTACTCTCTCCAAAGTACGTCGCGAAAGAATGGCCCATATTGAATTAGCTGTACCAGTCGTGCATATTTGGTTTTTCAAAACTATGCCTTCGCGTATTGGAAATGTTTTAGGTATGTCTTCCACCGATTTAGAAAGAGTCATTTATTATGAAGAGTATGTAGTTACAGATCCAGGTAATACAGACCTTGAGAAAAAACAATTGCTCAACGATGTCGAATACCGAGAAGCTCAAGAACAATATGGCCGAGATTCTTTTAAAGCTAAAATGGGTGCTGAAGCTGTTGCCGATTTGCTGGCTACAGAGGATTTACAATCTGTTTTAGTTGAGTTGAAAGAAAAACTACGTAAAACTAAATCCATGCAAGCGCGCATGAAGTTAGCTAAGCGTCTTAAAATTGTAGAAAGCTTTGTTTCCTCTACTAATAAACCTGAATGGATGGTCATGGCATGTGTACCTGTCATTCCACCTGATTTAAGACCCCTTGTTCCTTTAGATGGTGGTAGATTTGCGACCTCTGATCTTAACGATCTTTACCGTCGCGTAATCAATCGCAATAATCGTCTTAAAGCTATTCTTAAGCTAAAGACCCCTGAAGTGATTATCCGTAACGAAAAACGTATGCTGCAAGAAGCTGTAGATGCTTTGTTTGATAATGGCCGTCACGGACATCCAGTGATGGGAGCTGGTAACCGCCCTCTCAAATCCTTATCAGAAATGCTTAAAGGTAAACAAGGACGTTTCCGCCAAAATCTTTTGGGTAAAAGGGTAGACTACTCGGGACGTTCAGTGATTATTGTGGGCCCTGAGCTAAAGTTTAACCAATGCGGTTTACCCAAGCTAATGGCTCTTGAATTATTCGAGCCCTTTATTGTGAAACGCTTGAAAGATTTAGGCTATGTTTATACCATACGCTCTGCTAAAAAGATGATTCAACGTCATGCACCCGAGGTGTGGGACGTGTTGGAAGATATCATTAAAGGGCATCCTGTTCTACTCAACCGGGCACCTACCTTGCACCGCCTAGGTATTCAAGCTTTCGAACCGGTACTCATAGAAGGAAAAGCTATCCGCATCCATCCTCTAGTTTGCGCTGCATTTAATGCTGACTTTGATGGAGACCAAATGGCCGTTTATGTGCCTTTATCCATTGAAGCACAATTGGAAGCTAAGCTTTTGATGATGGCTCCGGATAATATCTTCTTGCCTTCCTCGGGTAAACCCGTAGCTGTCCCTTCGCAAGATATGACCCTCGGCCTTTATTATTTAATGCATGATCCTCTTTATTTCCCTGAAGAGCATGGACAGAAAATACGTATCTTCCGAGACGCTCAGGAAGTGTTAATGGCTTTAAATGCTAGCGGAAGTTATAACTGGTATGAAGACGAAAAAGGTGGCAAGCGTATTGATAATGAAGCCACTAATAAAGTGCATTACAGCCGTGGCGTTCGTATTCATGAGTTAATCAAAGTTAGAACAGAAGCAGGTATTATTGAAACTACACCTGGACGGGTACTTTTCAATATGATTGTACCTAAAGAAATGGGTTTTCAAAATTATAGCTTGCCTAAGAAAAAGATGTCAGAGCTAGTCATGGATTGTTATAAAAAAGCTGGGTTGGAAGCCACAGTACGTTTTCTTGACAATCTAAAATCCTTAGGTTTTTCTGAAGCCACCAAAGCTGCTTTATCGATGGGAGTATGCGATGTACGCATTCCTGAGATTAAAGGTAAAATTTTACAAGAAGCTCATGAGCGTGTAGCCCAAGTTAAAAAGCAGTATGAAGAAGGGATTATCACCGATGGAGAGCGACACTCTAAAACTATCAGTATTTGGACAGAAGTCTCTGAACAAGTTTCTGAAGAATTATTTAAACTTGTAGGAGAAGTCAAAGACTCCAAACGTAACCCTTTGTATATGATGTTAGATTCCGGCGCACGTGGTAACAAGTCACAGATTAGGCAGTTAGGTGCGTTGCGTGGTTTGATGGCAAAGCCGTCAGGCGCAATTATCGAATCGCCTATTACCTCAAACTTCCGCGAAGGGTTAACTGTTCTTGAATATTCGATCTCTTCTCACGGTGCCCGTAAAGGTCTGGCAGATACAGCTTTAAAAACTGCTGACTCCGGCTATCTTACTCGTCGTTTAGTTGATGTGGCCCAAGATGTGATCATCACCGAAGAGGATTGCGGAACTTTAAATGGTATTGAAGTATCGGCTATTAAGCAAGGGCAGGAAGAGTTATTGCCTTTAAAAGATCGTATTTTCGGCCGTACTGTCTCTGATGAAATTTATCTGCCCGGGGATAGCACAAAATTACTGGCTAAAGCAGGCGATATTTTGACTATTCTACAAGCTGAGGCTATTGATGACTCAGGTATTGAGCATATTAGGATTCGTTCGGTGTTAACCTGCGAAACACGCCGGGGAGTATGTTCAAAATGCTACGGCCTTAACTTGGCAAATGGGCGAACTGTTGGGCAGGGTGAAGCAGTAGGTATTATTGCCGCGCAGTCTATTGGTGAGCCTGGTACACAGTTGACCATGCGTACTTTCCACTTAGGTGGTATCGCCTCAGCAAGTGTAAGCCCTGAGATTATTACCGAACAAGAAGGAATAGTCATCTATACGGATCTTCGCGTTGTACAAAATGATGAGGGATTGTGGATTGCTTTGAACAAAAATGGGTCTTTAAACATTGTCCGAGATGAAGGACGAACGATTGAAGAATATAAAAAATTGCTTAGCACAAAATCAATTGAAGCTCTTCAAACTTTCACGGTAGAATTGGGTACAAAAATTTTAGTGCCCGATGGATCAAAAGTGAAACTAGGTAAGAAAATTGCTGAGTGGGAGCAACATAATATTCCAATTATTTGCGATCGCCCGGGCTACGTTAAATATGAAGATCTTGTGGAAGGTATCTCTACCGAACGAGATGTTAATAAGCAAACGGGTCAGACGGAATTGGTTGTCAAGCAGCACCGTGGTGAGCTTCATCCTCAAATTGTAATCTACGCCGATAAAGAATGTACAGAGCTTGTAGGTACTTATCCTATTCCTTCTGGAGCTATTATTTCCGTAGCTGAAGGACAATATTCTAGTGGTGGTAAGCTTCTTGCTAGATTGCCTCGTGGAGCCTTGAAAACGAAAGATATTACAGGGGGTCTTCCTCGTGTGGCTGAGCTCTTTGAAGCTCGCAAGCCGAAAGATTCTGCGGAAATAGCTAAAATTGACGGGGTGGTAGATTTTCGTGGTGTACAAAAGAACAAGCGAATAGTCGTAGTGCGTGATGAAGTATCAGGAATGGAAGAAGAACATCTCATTTCTCACACTAAGCACTTAATCGTTCAGCGTGGCGACCATGTTATCAAAGGCCAACAGCTGACTGATGGCATAGTCATCCCTCATGAAATTCTTGAAGTGTGTGGGGTACGGGAACTACAGAAATATCTTGTTAATCAAGTACAAGAGGTTTACCGTCTCCAAGGTGTGGATATCAATGATAAACATATTGAGATTATTGTACGCCAGATGCTCAAAAAAGTGCGTGTGCTGGATCCAGGCGATACAAGTATGTTGTTTGGTGAAGAGGTAGACAAACGAGAATTTGAGCAAGAAAATAATAAGGTGATTAAAGAAGGCGGTAAAGCCGGGCAAGGAGTTCCTGTCCTGTTGGGTATTACAAAAGCTTCATTGAGCACCGAATCCTTTATTTCAGCTGCTTCTTTCCAAGATACTACCCGTGTATTGACAGAAGCTGCTTGTGCAGGCAAGACTGACTATTTGATGGGCTTTAAAGAAAACGTCATTATGGGACACATTATCCCGGGCGGAACAGGCTTTGCCTATCATAAGCGAGTTAAAAAGTTTGTCGACAAAGAGCACGAGGAAGAGTTGTTGTTTGACTTTGAAGATGAACCTGTAGAAGTTTCTGTGTAA
- the tal gene encoding transaldolase → MSSQLEQLKQITTIVVDTGDIETIKKFTPTDATTNPSLILAATQQSQYKHLLDDAVQYAKKKAANSKEMRTLMMDKLFVNFGVEILRLVPGRVSTEVDARLSFDRDESIRRAHTLIKLYEEAGIKKERVLIKLASTWESTRAAQELENEGIHCNMTLLFSLPQAIACADVKATLISPFVGRILDWYKKNENASSYAPSEDPGVQSVTQIYNYLKKFGYKTQVMGASFRNVDEILELAGCDLLTIAPSLLEKLKNTQGPVPRKLNADQARHLNLEKINLDEKSFRLMLNDNAMATEKLAEGIRKFAEDLVKLEQYMADSYSLSF, encoded by the coding sequence ATGTCTAGTCAACTTGAACAGCTTAAACAAATAACTACTATTGTGGTAGATACGGGCGACATTGAGACTATAAAAAAGTTTACCCCTACAGATGCTACAACTAATCCCTCCTTAATTTTGGCTGCTACCCAGCAATCGCAGTATAAACATTTGCTTGATGACGCTGTCCAATACGCTAAAAAGAAAGCTGCCAATTCTAAAGAAATGCGTACTTTGATGATGGACAAGTTATTCGTTAACTTTGGGGTAGAAATTTTACGACTTGTTCCCGGACGAGTTTCAACGGAAGTGGATGCCCGCCTTTCATTTGATAGGGATGAGAGCATTCGTAGAGCACATACTCTTATAAAATTATATGAAGAAGCAGGGATCAAAAAGGAACGCGTGCTTATCAAATTAGCTTCTACCTGGGAAAGCACACGAGCAGCGCAAGAACTTGAAAATGAAGGCATTCATTGTAATATGACTTTATTATTCAGCTTACCACAAGCAATAGCTTGTGCGGACGTTAAAGCTACCCTTATCTCTCCTTTTGTAGGGCGCATTTTAGACTGGTATAAAAAGAATGAAAATGCAAGTAGTTATGCACCTTCAGAAGATCCAGGTGTGCAATCCGTTACCCAAATTTACAACTACTTGAAAAAATTTGGATACAAAACGCAAGTGATGGGTGCAAGTTTCCGCAATGTCGATGAAATTCTTGAACTTGCCGGCTGCGATCTGCTAACAATAGCCCCTTCTCTTTTAGAAAAGCTTAAAAATACTCAAGGCCCTGTTCCTCGTAAGCTTAATGCTGATCAAGCTCGTCATTTGAACTTAGAAAAAATTAATCTGGATGAGAAAAGTTTTCGTTTAATGTTAAATGACAATGCGATGGCTACAGAAAAATTAGCTGAGGGTATACGCAAATTTGCTGAAGATTTGGTTAAACTCGAGCAATATATGGCTGATAGCTATAGCTTATCTTTCTAA
- a CDS encoding ATP synthase subunit E yields MKTLEKGQDKIKKISEQLRSEILEPAKEEAKKIIQEAEQKADHIIEEAEKHVETLIQAGRKTLEQERHVFHSSLQQASKQSLEALKQAIEHNLFNDQLNTLLNQSTINPRVIADLIAALIKAIEKEGLAGDLSVVVPHTVSTQEVNDLLADGILKRLKDQSVVVGDFKGGVRIKFIDKSLTIDMSDETLKDLISRYVRKDFRKFFFGS; encoded by the coding sequence ATGAAGACACTAGAAAAAGGTCAAGATAAAATAAAAAAAATTTCCGAGCAATTAAGAAGCGAGATTTTAGAACCTGCAAAAGAAGAAGCTAAAAAAATCATCCAAGAAGCTGAGCAAAAAGCTGATCATATCATTGAAGAAGCCGAAAAACATGTGGAAACTTTAATTCAGGCTGGACGTAAAACTCTTGAACAAGAACGCCATGTATTCCATTCATCTCTACAACAAGCCTCTAAGCAATCTTTAGAAGCCCTCAAGCAAGCAATCGAGCATAATCTTTTTAATGATCAACTCAATACGCTACTTAATCAGTCAACGATTAACCCCCGAGTGATCGCTGATCTAATTGCTGCTTTGATAAAAGCCATAGAGAAGGAAGGACTAGCCGGAGATTTGTCGGTCGTTGTGCCGCATACTGTCTCTACTCAAGAAGTCAATGATTTACTAGCTGATGGTATCCTTAAGCGCTTGAAAGATCAAAGTGTGGTGGTAGGAGACTTTAAAGGCGGAGTAAGAATAAAATTCATTGACAAAAGCTTAACAATCGATATGAGTGATGAAACTTTGAAAGATTTAATCTCACGTTATGTACGTAAAGACTTTCGCAAATTCTTTTTTGGTAGTTAA
- a CDS encoding DUF2764 family protein, whose amino-acid sequence MNRQYYFVGTLLPPLHLGEKPDISWRDLQRLLVDNLSEADYAQTQVLRRYYDLLNIRSYLKKEPIDKYGNLDLNELEETIVDEAALFPSYMMEYLERYESKEARIDHFPQLMAAFFREEVASTQGFLKSYLSFERNLRLILTAYRAKRLERDMAKELQFENLEEDIVVQLISQKDSKTFEPPAGFEELKAILDEKYNTPLALQKALNEYRLKTLEKIRSLNVFSFDSILAYLASFILVEKWSALDKEQGLQIVDTIIKGKL is encoded by the coding sequence ATGAATCGTCAATACTATTTTGTAGGAACTTTATTACCTCCTCTTCATTTAGGTGAAAAGCCTGACATAAGTTGGAGAGATTTGCAAAGATTACTAGTGGATAATCTGTCTGAAGCTGACTATGCCCAAACCCAAGTTTTAAGGCGTTATTATGATCTCCTTAATATTCGTTCTTATCTAAAAAAAGAACCTATCGATAAATATGGTAACCTAGACTTGAACGAGCTAGAAGAAACCATAGTAGATGAGGCGGCTTTATTTCCTTCTTATATGATGGAATATTTAGAGCGCTATGAGAGCAAAGAAGCTCGTATTGATCATTTTCCGCAGCTTATGGCAGCTTTTTTCAGAGAAGAGGTGGCAAGCACTCAAGGCTTTCTAAAAAGTTACCTTAGTTTTGAGAGAAACTTACGACTCATTCTAACCGCCTATAGAGCAAAAAGATTAGAACGCGATATGGCTAAAGAGCTTCAATTTGAAAATCTCGAGGAAGATATAGTGGTGCAATTAATTTCTCAAAAAGATTCTAAAACATTTGAGCCTCCAGCGGGTTTTGAGGAATTAAAAGCCATTCTGGATGAGAAATATAATACTCCTTTAGCTTTACAAAAAGCATTAAATGAATATCGTTTAAAAACCCTTGAAAAGATAAGAAGCTTAAATGTCTTTTCCTTTGATAGCATATTAGCTTATCTAGCTAGCTTTATTCTCGTTGAGAAGTGGAGTGCTTTAGACAAAGAACAGGGATTACAAATTGTGGATACTATCATTAAAGGAAAACTATGA